Part of the Sylvia atricapilla isolate bSylAtr1 chromosome 1, bSylAtr1.pri, whole genome shotgun sequence genome, GCAAAATGGTCAAATCAATCCCAAAGCATTAGGTGAGATGTTTCAGTCCTTTCAAACCTTCCCAATTGCAAAAAACAGGGGCAAAAAACATCTTAAGAGTGCTTGTCAGATACAGACCACTTAAACAGTAAGATCTAGCTTCACTACATGGACACAGTACAGCCCTGGTTAGTAACTTGTGTACTTATCAGCCTAATTAGAGCAGGTAGAAGGTCCTTTCTGTTAAATGACTGCTTCATTGGAAGAATTAGGCACACAGTTATTTTTTACCCAAGACATGAAAAGATATTGGAGAAATGGCAAAAGTGAGTGAATTTTGTGCTTCATCTATTCATAACAGAAGTTATCTTTGCTTACTTACGGATCAAAAACTTTTCCAACCAGAGGctggtattttttcttaaaatcatCACTTCGTTTTGATACAAGGTGTGGTGCTCTCTTCCtacaaattacaaaaataactCCTGCacatatttgtttaaaaatattcaagagtTTTtcaatagtattttaaaatattattacacattaaaagaaaacagcaactCCTCTCAACTCATTAATTAAAATACCTTGCTACTTAAAGTCAAAGGGCTTTACATAATGCTTAAGACGTGCTAAGTGCTGTTACATGGCAAAAGTTATTTGGATAAACTGTTCTGAAAATCACATGCTTCATCTTCTACTCAGTTCAATACAGCTAAGGATAGGATTGTGAGATGTACAATTCTATTCAAATATGAAGACCCATTCTTCCAGATAATTCATCCCATGAATTAACTACTTGATTCATTGGAACTTACGAATCCAGGTCCAAGACCCAATTTAAGGTGTTGGCTGTATTTCGCCCATCTTCATAGTGAGGGGTTTCCATCCCGTAAACAAAAGACTTGTCAAAGTGTGAATTATACTTCCTATTGACTGGTTCTCCTGCAGAAAAAGCAGGCATTTCAACCTGTGTAAGACacctaaggaagaaaaatgtaccCAGTATCTTTATTCTTAAGacaaaacaatgaagaaataaaggcaaataaCTAAGAAACCTGTTCAGTTAATGATATTGTATTGAGAAGTTAGGGACAATCTCGTTTTCAAAAgtgaagacaaaataaaaagcaaaaactgcTTCAGTCAGATGTTCTTTTATGTCTGATTAAAGACAAGCCCAACAGAATAAATGAAAGCATGTAGCCTAAGTGCTGAAGGTCATGCAAACAAATTACTTTATAATACGTACACCTGGGCAGAAATGTGTACCATTTGGttcactgtttttaaaaaattgcaaaaaaaattttttttcacatgctgCATTTTCAGATATACTCTTGCTATGTCTTTTTATCACACAACAAAACTGTCATTCTTTTTCACCAAGGTCTTTGCAatcaccttttaaaaagaatgatAATTAGaagtttcaaaaatattattcacTGCATGTTTTCTAATAAGGGCTCCATATGACTGTATGGCAGCATGGAATTCTTACACTCTTgctgaggcacagagctggctttttttctgtcagtctgTTTCTGACTTGGCCTGTCCATGATCTGGTTGATGGAAGTTacaaaagagacagaaacagaTGATGAATAATTCCACTAAAGCACCCaagaaaggcagggaaagagaggaTAAAGTTACAGTTTGGGCCAGTTTATACCAATACTATTTACAGTAAAATTTCCTCAGTGAGACAACAAAATACTATAATTCCACTTCTATGTAACACTCTCCACATAAAATTTACATTCTCGGTCAAAGTGAAAGTCCTGGAACTAGGAAAAATAGAAGTggctgcaaaaaaataaatgtactgCATTTTAGAGGGCTATTTGTcactctgctcctgcacagaCCTGTGAAATAAAGGGTAACCATCCCTGAGCAGACCACATCACACAGGTACAGCCCCCAGGGGCTGAAgcagtgcaggcacagcccacAGACCCACAGGGAGGATGCTGTAGGCTAAGGAATCTCAttccagagagcagctgaaatCCTTTGCAACCAGAGCTTAAGCTCCTCATCAGAAGGTCTGTCTGCTCTGAAATTCTGTTTAGATCCTGATGAAAGAGAGGAACTAGAGGAGAAAGTACTGGAGTGGGTTGGGGTCACAGCCTGTGACTTCGAATCTGAGATCGCTTTCAGTGGCAAGCCAAGCCAATGCCTAGCTCAGTAAGCAACCAAGGCATTGTTTCTAGTTTCctagaaatattttgctttttaaacagcACCCAAAGGAAATCAGGCTTCCAACTCCTTCATGAAGTTCTTACACTTTTTTAAATGCCCACCCTGAAGCAACTGACAGTTCTAGAAACTGAGATCATGCTGtctcagctgcattttttttcacatgatttttaaataatttatatcatATTAATACAGTGGTTAAAGTTAATAGTTTACATCTCAAAAACAGCGTACAGTATGCACTGAACACACATAGAGGAACTTTTTAATGTGGTTTCTTACCAACTTTTTAACTTACCCACATCATAATCGTCATGTGACAGAACATACAAATCATGTCCTTCTCTTGCTTCTTTATTCACTTCCTCAAAGGCTTTTGGTGGGTTTACAACCTCTCCAGCTGTTAAATCTGGAAACAAGTAAAGAATGTATGGTTGGGGGAGCTAAGGGGCATGGATGTCTTGTTTGGTTCATTCTTAACTGTAAACAATGCCTTGTTGGAGAAGTTGCTAATACTGCAGAAGGATGACACTTTTTACCACATTTCTAATCAATCTATATTCAATCTAATAACATAGTGTCATGGGACTAGGGAGAGAATTACAGAAACCCAGATGAAAATTACCTTTGCAAGAAAGCTAAGCAACACAGATGTGATTTCCTCCAATCTATGGAGGAAAGATACACGCCAAGGAAGTTTCTTCCATGACACCTATTAACAGTTGCCGTGAAAAGGAAGGTAAGTTGACAGCTACCTAAACAGCTCTCCCAGGAAATCTATAAAGACAGGTGAGGAAGAGAGACAAAAGCCCTGCTAGTTACCATATGTTCTCATTGCTTGTTTCTTCATCGTAACTCAAAAAATTTTAGGCCTTTAAGTAACTGTTACATAATAACTCTTCTCTTAAAATGAAGTTGTTGGAATCATAGAGCATGTGCTAGATACTAAATTGCAGATTATATTGTTTTTACAGGAAATATGTTTTATTGGCACATTTTCCTACCTTTGAAGACTTTTATTCCAAATCTAGTATTAATTATATCCAAGCCCTCGGGTAACTTAGAAGATTGATCATGTGATCTACCCAAAGGTGCTTCTCGATTACTGGAGTAAATCGCTTCTTTCATGTCTTGCATCTTTTTTTGAAATTCACTTTTAACAACTGGACTTATCAATGAAGCTACCTGAAGACAACACAAACAACACCAGAGGCAGGAAAACCAATAAACTTCAATCACTCACACGCCACTATGACTACCCACATAAAACAAGTCTGCTCATAAGCGCTCTAATGAGATCTTCCACAGTTACACTGACGTAATTCTATCCACTGACTTGGAAACCAAAACTTCATCTTGAGAGAAGACCATTAACAACTAATGCTATGCTAGATTTCCAGCTACATAAAATACTCATTgtgagatatttttattttatgctaGTTTTTCCACTTGTTAATACATACATCTTGTGACTgcagtctttcttttcttagcaCATAATAGAAACTCTAGTCAAATTATAATGTTACCAAAACAAAAGTGATTTGATTTTTCAGGCTATCCATTAAAGCAATGGGGATTTTAAAGAAGATTTATTATTAGACTCCTATTGAAtattatataaagaaatatcGAAAAAAGTAGTAGCAAATATAATTGATCCAAACCCATGCTCAGCAAATTGACTAGGCTTCCAACGCTTCCTACagataatatttaattattaatgtaAAGTCTTCAGGTGACAGTACAGATGAATCCAGTACAGATCCAGTACAGATCAATCCATTCAACAAAAAGCTTCTAAGGAAGGACACCAAAACCTCACTCTCTTTCATTTTGGATATGCCTAATAAATGTCCTACTCAACATCTGTTAATACTAGGACTTACTTCCTCCATAAAAATACACTTTACTAACACTACTGCTATTTTTAGAGATAGGAACACTAACTGTGTGATAAAACTACCAATGATCTCTTCAGTTGTTTGATTACAGATTACAAAGATAATTTCTAAAGAATACACACAAAATAGTCTGACACATCCAAACCATCGGTTTTTAgctaaaaaaatcaagtttcaaGCCAAAGGTAAGAAAGCATACAGAATAATTACACCAAACTAACCATATTCTCAGATAACGGCTCTTTTGTGAGGAGCTTAACTGTTTTTATCTCTGTAACTTGGaaaaagcaagcagcaaaaTTATTAGGTAGAAAACTGTTCATTACCTTAAatcttgaaataaatttaataatcCAGGAGTCACTACAAAAGTTACACCACTGATAACAGTCACTGAActtcaaatgttttcagtttcaaTAATGCTATATAAGTCCTATGATTTGACCTCAGAACTCAGGTAattcacagcagctgtgaaatgctGCAGTACAAATCACTCAGCTATGTACCTTTATCCCTGACTATGAGGAAATAAGTGGCTTTCATTAAGAACACTCTTAAGAGTTGCATTCTTAAACAAGAGTAAATGAGTCACATTCTTACAGTGAGTTTGGAGCTGGACTTTATGCCATGTGTCAAGTCAGTTGCAACATCAGGATCATCTGCTCTACCATAGAATATTATTTTAGCACCAGGAGCTGGATCTGTTGTATTTCGAAACTTTCGTACAACGGTCGGAGTAGCAGGCTATACATaaggcaaagcaaaaccaagttTACGCCAGGCATTCGCAAAACgttaatgaagagaaaatatactGCAGACATTTGTGTCATTCCGGATATTAGAACAAAACATGAGGATGCTTTAGGGCTCTAGTACATGCATATGACCCTGCAGATGCTGATACTGCAAGCATAAGGTCAAAATAATCCAGACTAAATTTTATCAAACCAGCATTGCTAAGTTTCAATgcttcccttccccccccccttttttttttttttttttttttttttttttttttttttttttttcccttctaattTGGGTAACAGCTACTTCACAGGTTCTGAATGAAAACTCGATGTTACACTTACAAATTTCAGAGACCTTTAACCTAATTCACAGCAATTCCACCATCAGTGAAGCGATTTTGGAGATTATTTAAACCACAGTGTTGTAGGTTTTTTAGTCGTCACTTAAAGGGTGACCTGCTATTTACAGGATCCACTTGTCTCTCAGTAACCTCTGACTCTTCAGGGCCATGGGGAAGCGCCAGTGGGAATCACAATTCTGGCAGGCATCCTTCTACAGAAGAACCTCCATCAGAAGTAATAATATGTCCCAATAATTATTCTAATCGCATTACCAGAGGGAAAAACTGTCTAAAACAATTCCATTTAGTCCCAACTAAGCAAGCACGGTGACTTTTGTAAAACACGTGGAATGAAAACGAACTGCCAGAAGTGTTTTCCAATCCCGCCAGCTAGTCTCAATAAttccatgtgaaaaaaaaacagcagtgaaataaatggtagtttcaaaagcaaaggaaaaaaaccaggagcCTATATAAAACCAACTCACCCTGGGTAACACCTCGAGACAACTCGCAACCGTGTTGCGCGCGGGACGCGACTTTCCAGCCTAAACAATACAATCAAAAAACAACGCATAAGAACACTGATTGTAATAACACACACAATTAGTCGAACTGGGATCTGACACTATGCACGGGACGTTGTCTAGCTGTCCCCGTTTTGACGGGGAAGGAACCACATCCATTTCTGGCTGAGAGGGGGCTCGCAGGGAGATGCGCCTTCCCCTCCCACACGCCGCCGCtcttccagccccttccctcagcGACACTCCGCCCCAGAAAGGCACGGAGACCGGGGAGACAGCTCCGTGGCATCGGTGGGACCCCTCAGGCGAAGGCACTCACGTTCGGCAGCTCCGGAGGGCGGTCGGGGGCCGTCTCTTCAGGGCACGGCGGTGGCTGCTCCGCCATGGCCGCCGCTTCCTCTGCTCGCTCGGTAacggcggcggcgccgggagcgCTCGtgcgggccgggcggggcggccgccgctccccacagctccccacagcGCTCCGCCATCCCCTGGCACCCTGTGCCCCTCACAGCTCCCCACAGCGCTCCGCCATCCCCTGGCACCCTGTGCCCCTCACAGCGCCCCGCCATCCCCTGGCACCCTGTGCCCCTCACAGCTCCCCACAGCGCCCCGCCATCCCCTGGCACCCTGTGCCCCTCACAGCTCCCCACAGCGCCCCGCCATCCCCTGGCACCCTGTGCCCCTCACAGCGCCCCGCCATCCCCTGGCACCCTGTGCCCCTCACAGCTCCCCACAGCGCCCCGCCATCCCCTGGCACCCTGTGCCCCTCACAGCGCCCCGCCATCCCCTGGCACCCTGTGCCCCTCACAGCTCCCCACAGCGCCCCGCCATCCCCTGGCACCCTGTGCCCCTCACAGCTCCCCACAGCGCCCCGCCATCCCCTGGCACCCTGTGCCCCGTCCTGCCCCTCACAGCGCTCCGCCATCCGCTCGCACCAGCGcccacctctcctctcctcaccGCGCTCCTTCCACCGCCCTCAGCACATGCCACCCTCCCTTACATCTCACACCCCTCGGCGAAAGTCAAGAAATAAATTGCATTGGGCTCTTTCGTAAATGTCATGATGTAGAAAAGTAATTAAGGCGTAGCCGCAGAGGTCGTACATTCCTTAGACCGATTGTTAAATCTTTGAAAATCTATCAGCTTACACGCAGGCGGGTTGAATCTTGAGGTTGAAATGGGGTCTTATATGGTCAAAAGTTCGATCAAACTTTCAATCTTTAttactgtaataaaaaataCGTCCCCTTTCACAAACGTTGTCTCACGCTATTAAAATATTGTATAGTGGGGCTGTTGCTGTGGAGAAAACTGCAGCCCCCACCCACGCACAGCACGGCGGTGGGTGAGAGAAGGCCGTCAGCGCTACCCCATGTATCGGACACGTGAGTGCTCTCCCTGTTTGTCTCAAATGAGCCAACGCCCCGTATATCTAACCCACTGAATCTGCCTTTTAGAAACAGACATGgattatttcagaaaagcacCACGGGTAAGACTAAACAAGTTTCGCCGCTGTTTAACAGACTCTCAGTTCTTACAAAGACTTCTACTCTCAGATGACATTTAGCAAACTATCCCCTTCTTCCCAGCAAAACATCTCAGTTTATTCACATCCTGCTCCATTCTCCATAGTCCTTCAATGGCAAAACCAATTTTAGATAAATATACAGACCTTAATAGTAATTAATCAAGCATTACCAGGTGTTACCATTTTATTCTCTGCTCTAACATTTGTCTGGTAAGGACTTTAAATGAATGATGCTAAAtcaaaactaaattattttcctacAAACGGAAGGTGAGAGGCTCAGGCAGCCGCTGCTGTCTAATTATCTGCTCTGGCTGTCCAAGTCGCCAACAGTACTTGTCAGTATTTGCCATGAACTTCCAGCATGTACAAATGTTTTTTGGTCTTCTCCAGGCAAACCTCATCATGTATAGCATCAACTATGATCTAGCTGTGTCAATGCTGGTGCCCTTTTTCAAAAGAAGttatgtgtttttctgctgtagaTGTAGCTGCACCACATCCCTAATATGGAACCTCCATGTCCACTTGAGAACTAAAGAAGCTCTTTTGAAGTGTTCATGTGTTCAGttcttttcatatttcaatCATATTTGTTGTTCCTTGAAGTTTAAGAGTGTTcctgcaaaataataattttttggtagtttaataaataaaattattggtTATGTCTTGCCTTGTGATCCATTCATTTGTAAAGTGTAATTTCTATCTAGTAAAGTTGTGAGAAGGGAGAACTATTTATAGAGAGGGAGAACAAAGTACAGTCATGTAAAAATTAGAAGGTAATTTTTACATTGGAAAACTGGGACTTTTTTAACCCAGGATAAAATTCAGGAAATCGAATTTTTGTCCTTGTGTTTGTTGTATTTCTAGATGGCTCTCTACCTGTGCTCAAGGTggtattatttttatacattctgtgctttgctgatttatttttaccttgttttttccccagtaggTGGCCACACTTGCTAATTGAAAGCATCCACTCAGCCCCGATGGAGTGGGCTGTGTCAAAACCATAAAAACAGGACTTGGACATGTAAAAAGAGTGCCTATTGCAGAAACAAGTAGAGCAGAAGTCCTCagccctctttttttttttttttttttttttttttttttttttttttttttttttttttttttttctgtgcttattttcttttttttgcagaaaCATGGATCCCCTATAAATCAACTCGAAACCTACTAACAATATACATTCTTCCCTATAATTCTTTTCATTCTGGAATCAGTATCATATCCATTCTGTCTTATACTGAAAGTTATTTTGGccatagaaataaaatttgtggACTGGGAAGGGCctgtaattttaaagataaGATAATGAATTAACAAAAAACCAACTGAACtcaattttagagaaaaaaatattaaaaccttcTTTACTTCAGTATGAATTTGTCATCTCATACGTCAAAAGTAGGATCTCTAGAGAAAGCTGTTCGGAAAAAGTTGAACAAAATTTTCCATTCTACAgcagcactttttttcctcaacagtACTTGACATTTCACTAGTTTCTGACATCCAATTCCCACAAGCTAATgcctttttctgtcttgtttagGCTAAAACAGAGGAATGGAAACTGTCTAAAATCCtgcattttactttctttatgAAGCGCAAACACTCCATGTTCTGCAACATAGCTCTCACTCTGACTGTGGTGCTGGCATAGACCAGAGTCAAAGCACTAAGTTTGTAGATTCCTTGAGGTCTCTGAAGGCCAGAGAATTCCATGTAAAACACTCCAAATGTTGTGAAATGTCTGAATGACGTCAGGCATGGTGATACACTTTGCTGTTACTGCCTGGTTGCTTTCATGGTGTTTTATGCAATTCTTTTACAGATAggaaattattgttttctgtgtgctgcACACTTTCTGTATGTTATGCTATGACCAAGGCAATGTACATACAGAGAAAATGTACACAAGTAGAGatagaagacagaaaaaaatactgttatcgaaaataataataataataataaacaatgAGATGTTCAAACACAACAAAGAGATTCTGTATATCCTCTAAAGTCAACTTCCACTTATTATTACACTACAATCTAGCATTAGATTTAAACACAAGAATGCTGAGCTGAACATAAAACTCTGCAGAGAAATGCTAAAATAGATGGAAAGCCACCTGGTGAAACCATGACCCACTAATATAAATTTGTTAATATCACCCAGTACAGTTTCACTTTTGGGTATATGAACCACgttgaaataaaatatgaaaaacactGATAGGGGCTATCTGTGTGATTTCAGAGCTTTCCTTCAACATCTTTTTGTGCAGACTACAACGGAAGAAACTTGTCTTCACCACTAAAACTCAAAGAGACCTGTCAAGCCTGAAATACAGTAACTGGAACTTGGTCATTTGATTACTGCCAGTCTCTCATGCCTCTATTTCACACATTCACAGTGAACCTTTGGTGTTTGCTGTCCCACTCTGTCAGTGTCAACCAGCTGTGAACAATTTGGGCGTCTCACAAAGCAAGAGAGATGTGCTACAGCTCTTCATTGCAGTCAGAGTGTTAAGTTAACCAGCAAGAACCTAAATATGTAAAACAGGCTTCCTAACAGCAACTATATCATGTGAATACAATTCCTGCATCAAAAATTCCATTTAGCCTAGAATTTCAGATACATCTGATAAGCTGaaagattatttaattttatgaagtatttatttattttagaagcaTAGATAATGATCCTTACATACGGAATAGTATGATCCTTTATTTGATAAGATTAAGTGAAACAAGAAATGTCATGTGTGACATGTTTAATCtctaaatttaatttagttCAAGTAATTGTAAAGATTCAGTGTAAcatttttccacaaaaattGTTTATGTATGTACTGTGTCTGGCTgagatggagttaattttctccatAGCAGCCTGAATCGTGCTGTGTTGTGGATTTGTGACTAAACAACTGTTGATAACACAGCAATACTTCAGCTACTGCTGAACAGTGCTTGCATGGGGTGAggactttctctttttcccGACTTTGTCATCAGGCCCACCCaggaagaaatgctgctgaTAGTCCAGAAACCTGGGAGTAGAATACAGCCCAGATACCCAACCCAAACTGatcaaagggatattccatCTCACACAGCATTATGCTCAGGATTTAAAAAGGAAGGTAGACAAAGGAGATGTCTTCCAAGTTGGCTGCTGCTTGGAGACTGTGCTGGGCATTGGTCTGTTTATGGGAGGTAGCCAGCCATTTCCTTTGTATTGCCTTTTTGCTTCCACTTTGCTTCATCTATTACACTGTCTTTATCTTAACCCtcaagttttcctgcttttgctcTTCCCATTATGTTCTCCATCTTACTGCAGAGAGGTGAGTGAatgagtgagtgagtgagcagctgccagGTTGACTGGATGCTATCTGGTTGACTGGTGC contains:
- the LOC136361933 gene encoding uncharacterized protein; translated protein: MAAASSARSVTAAAPGALVRAGRGGRRSPQLPTALRHPLAPCAPHSSPQRSAIPWHPVPLTAPRHPLAPCAPHSSPQRPAIPWHPVPLTAPHSAPPSPGTLCPSQRPAIPWHPVPLTAPHSAPPSPGTLCPSQRPAIPWHPVPLTAPHSAPPSPGTLCPSQLPTAPRHPLAPCAPSCPSQRSAIRSHQRPPLLSSPRSFHRPQHMPPSLTSHTPRRKSRNKLHWALS